The following coding sequences lie in one Candidatus Kryptobacter tengchongensis genomic window:
- a CDS encoding L-fuculose-phosphate aldolase yields the protein MRDKKFLLEKEKLISEIVEIAHLIYEKGFISAMDGNISARLGNGNILCTPTAVNKGDLKRSQIVEIDPDGNLTYGIYKPSTEIKLHLFIYSQREDINAIVHAHPPFATAFATAGLSLEGFVLPEVIVNLGKIPLAKYATPSTDEVALSVQPFVKNCDAFLLQNHGAVTLGKNLKDAYFKMEKLEHYATIVLLARVLGGEKTLTLDDVKKLSEISLKSYGKQIKI from the coding sequence ATGAGAGATAAAAAATTTCTCCTTGAAAAGGAAAAATTAATTTCTGAAATTGTAGAAATTGCACATCTAATTTACGAAAAGGGGTTCATCTCAGCGATGGACGGTAATATATCAGCACGACTTGGAAATGGAAATATACTTTGCACTCCAACTGCGGTAAATAAAGGCGATTTGAAAAGATCACAAATAGTTGAAATTGATCCCGATGGAAATTTGACATATGGGATTTACAAGCCATCAACAGAGATAAAGTTGCATCTTTTCATTTACAGTCAAAGAGAAGATATAAATGCGATAGTGCATGCGCATCCACCTTTTGCGACTGCGTTTGCAACTGCTGGGCTTTCTCTTGAGGGATTTGTTCTTCCAGAGGTGATAGTAAATCTTGGCAAAATTCCGCTTGCGAAATATGCAACTCCTTCAACCGATGAAGTTGCTTTGTCAGTTCAACCTTTTGTGAAAAATTGCGATGCTTTTCTTCTTCAAAATCACGGGGCTGTTACACTTGGGAAAAATTTAAAAGATGCTTATTTCAAGATGGAAAAACTTGAGCACTACGCTACGATAGTCTTACTTGCAAGGGTTCTTGGTGGTGAGAAAACTTTAACGCTTGATGATGTAAAGAAATTATCTGAGATAAGTTTGAAAAGTTATGGAAAACAAATCAAAATTTAA
- a CDS encoding TIGR03545 family protein has translation MKYIRKSGVIFIGVVIIIVVLLNILLTDRWLESQLEKAGSSIVGAKVEIDDLDVSLLNLMIKWRRIQITHPEHTMKNMIETGPVEFKLSLPALLKRKIVIENMQILNIKTFTDRKTDGRLPDRIKKVTKKEPSFFEKQFTALLDELKKAPAFELVSEVKDLKPKDIIDKIQFNTPAKIDSVKNLIEGKIQKYKSDFENLQTDINKLKEIEANFRSINPSSIKTVSDLKATYDLVNGSIKQINEIKSKYEAKVNEIKQLPNEVNAIKLEIQEQIKSDIQKVKDYAKLPDIKNLNFVKYLIGPKLFSYYLTYERYSNAVEGYIEKMQALKPEKEKRPPRLKGQDIHFVKERALPGFWLKKCVLSGETNAGFKIKGEITNVSNQPKIVGEPIRVMLIGDRPDKASLRLKAELYFLGEVSKQTLDFELVNLPIADFNFEHSVKYLPVKVENSVGDVVVRLSRQGKELASEFKFVLYNPHFVFPAFNPANIYEQKFSSLVKNTFSAVKSFDADVSLGIVNGQLSMSLNSSLDKQLSSGFREAVGKEIEQLKNEAESMARAKLEEIRREFELKIDEKIKELTNKADEYKNIVTLVENLREQKLKELDQEIKKRGTKILENILRK, from the coding sequence ATGAAATACATAAGAAAATCTGGGGTTATATTTATTGGAGTGGTTATAATTATTGTCGTCTTGCTTAACATCTTACTTACAGATAGATGGCTTGAAAGTCAACTTGAAAAAGCAGGGTCAAGTATTGTAGGTGCAAAAGTTGAAATTGATGACCTTGATGTTTCCTTGTTGAATCTAATGATAAAGTGGAGAAGAATTCAAATAACGCATCCCGAGCATACGATGAAGAACATGATTGAGACAGGTCCCGTTGAATTTAAACTTTCTCTCCCAGCTTTGTTAAAGCGGAAGATAGTTATAGAAAATATGCAAATTTTAAACATCAAAACTTTCACCGATAGAAAAACAGATGGACGCCTGCCCGATAGAATTAAGAAAGTAACAAAAAAAGAACCAAGTTTTTTTGAAAAACAATTTACGGCTCTGTTGGATGAGCTAAAAAAAGCCCCCGCTTTTGAATTGGTTTCCGAAGTCAAAGATCTTAAGCCAAAGGATATAATAGATAAAATTCAATTCAACACCCCTGCGAAGATAGATTCAGTTAAGAATTTAATTGAAGGTAAAATTCAAAAGTATAAATCTGACTTTGAAAATCTACAAACTGATATAAATAAACTCAAGGAGATAGAGGCGAATTTTAGAAGTATAAACCCATCATCTATAAAGACAGTAAGCGACCTTAAAGCAACTTATGATCTTGTGAATGGAAGCATAAAACAAATAAATGAAATAAAATCTAAATATGAAGCAAAGGTTAATGAGATTAAACAGTTGCCAAATGAGGTAAATGCGATCAAACTTGAAATTCAAGAGCAAATAAAAAGTGATATTCAAAAAGTAAAAGATTACGCAAAACTTCCAGACATAAAAAATCTTAATTTTGTTAAATACCTCATCGGTCCTAAACTTTTCTCGTATTACTTGACATATGAAAGGTATTCAAATGCTGTTGAAGGATATATTGAAAAGATGCAAGCCTTGAAACCTGAGAAAGAAAAAAGACCTCCGAGGTTGAAAGGTCAGGATATTCATTTCGTAAAGGAGAGAGCGTTGCCTGGGTTTTGGTTAAAAAAATGTGTTTTATCTGGCGAGACAAATGCAGGCTTTAAAATTAAAGGGGAAATCACCAATGTAAGCAATCAACCTAAAATTGTTGGAGAGCCAATTCGTGTTATGCTTATTGGAGATAGACCTGACAAAGCAAGTTTGAGGCTTAAAGCTGAACTTTATTTCTTGGGTGAAGTTTCAAAGCAAACTTTGGATTTTGAACTTGTAAATTTACCGATCGCAGATTTCAATTTTGAGCATTCGGTTAAATATCTACCGGTTAAGGTTGAAAACTCTGTAGGTGATGTTGTGGTAAGACTTTCAAGACAGGGCAAGGAATTAGCCTCTGAATTTAAGTTTGTCCTTTATAATCCACATTTCGTATTTCCAGCTTTTAATCCAGCAAACATATATGAGCAAAAGTTTTCAAGTTTAGTTAAAAATACTTTTAGTGCTGTGAAAAGTTTTGATGCGGATGTTTCTTTAGGCATTGTCAATGGTCAATTAAGTATGAGTTTAAATTCAAGTCTGGACAAACAGTTAAGTAGTGGTTTTAGGGAGGCGGTTGGGAAGGAAATTGAGCAATTGAAAAACGAAGCAGAATCAATGGCACGAGCTAAACTTGAGGAGATAAGAAGGGAATTTGAGTTGAAAATTGATGAGAAGATAAAGGAGTTAACAAATAAAGCGGATGAATATAAAAATATCGTGACTTTAGTTGAAAATCTGAGGGAGCAAAAGTTAAAGGAACTTGATCAAGAAATAAAAAAGCGTGGGACGAAAATTCTTGAGAACATACTAAGAAAATAA
- a CDS encoding dihydrolipoamide dehydrogenase: protein MPEKFDIAIIGGGPGGYVAAIRASQLGFKTALIEKDRVGGICLNWGCIPTKALLKSAELFNLVKRASEFGLKVENLGFDFKKIIQRSRQVAERLTKGVEFLLRKNNVTKISGHGFVLKPGLVGVKNEKDEIEIQASNIIIATGARPRELHGINIDGKVIITSKEAMLLEEPPRSMIIIGAGAIGVEFAYFYNSFGTKITLLEMMSSILPNEDREITDILAKSFQKSGIDILTGTKVVEAKAVDGQAQVKIQNESGEKTLKADLALVAIGVRGNSDDLGLENVGVEVENSFIKVDKKTYKTNVDGIYAIGDVIGPPLLAHVASAEGIRCVENIAGVETLPIDYYGIPNCTYCIPQVASIGLTEEKAIELGYEIKVGRFPFRANGKALALGETEGMVKVIFDAKYGELLGAHIVGPEATELIAEFGVAKTLESTAFEIAKTIHAHPTLSETLMEASADSLKEAIHI from the coding sequence ATGCCTGAAAAATTTGATATAGCAATAATTGGCGGTGGTCCAGGAGGTTATGTTGCTGCCATAAGAGCATCTCAACTTGGTTTTAAAACTGCTTTAATTGAAAAAGATCGTGTTGGGGGGATCTGCCTTAACTGGGGATGTATTCCAACGAAGGCTTTGCTAAAATCGGCTGAACTTTTCAATCTTGTAAAAAGGGCAAGTGAGTTTGGGCTAAAAGTTGAAAACTTGGGCTTTGATTTCAAAAAGATAATTCAAAGAAGCAGACAGGTTGCGGAAAGATTAACAAAAGGAGTTGAATTTTTGCTCAGAAAAAACAATGTAACGAAAATTTCCGGTCACGGTTTTGTCTTAAAACCTGGTCTTGTAGGTGTAAAAAATGAAAAAGATGAAATAGAAATTCAAGCAAGTAATATAATCATTGCAACGGGTGCAAGGCCAAGAGAATTACATGGAATTAATATAGATGGTAAAGTTATCATCACAAGTAAAGAGGCAATGCTTCTTGAGGAACCACCAAGATCAATGATAATCATCGGGGCTGGGGCAATTGGCGTTGAATTTGCCTATTTCTACAATTCTTTTGGAACGAAGATAACATTGTTGGAGATGATGTCTTCAATTCTGCCAAATGAAGATAGGGAAATAACAGATATACTTGCTAAATCATTTCAAAAGTCGGGTATTGATATTTTAACTGGGACGAAAGTTGTTGAGGCAAAAGCGGTTGATGGTCAAGCGCAGGTGAAAATTCAAAATGAAAGCGGTGAGAAAACTTTAAAAGCAGATCTTGCTCTTGTTGCAATTGGAGTTCGTGGAAATTCTGATGATCTTGGGCTTGAAAATGTCGGCGTTGAAGTTGAAAATTCTTTTATCAAAGTTGATAAAAAAACTTACAAGACAAATGTTGATGGTATATATGCAATTGGTGATGTTATTGGACCACCACTGCTTGCACATGTAGCGTCCGCTGAGGGAATTAGATGTGTTGAGAATATAGCTGGGGTTGAAACTTTGCCAATTGATTATTATGGAATTCCAAACTGCACATATTGTATTCCGCAAGTTGCAAGCATTGGATTGACCGAGGAAAAAGCCATTGAACTTGGTTATGAGATCAAGGTTGGGCGTTTTCCTTTCAGAGCAAATGGGAAAGCACTTGCGCTTGGTGAGACGGAAGGGATGGTTAAGGTCATTTTTGATGCAAAATATGGTGAATTGCTTGGTGCACATATCGTAGGTCCTGAGGCAACGGAATTAATCGCTGAATTTGGGGTTGCTAAAACTCTTGAAAGCACGGCTTTTGAAATAGCTAAAACAATTCATGCACACCCAACTTTATCTGAAACATTGATGGAAGCTTCGGCTGATTCGTTAAAAGAAGCGATACATATTTAA
- a CDS encoding lysyl-tRNA synthetase, class II, translated as MENDLKLQYWEEFNQLMKRRIEEMEELKKLGINPYPYEFPVNSYSEEILKNFRDEDPPMNVSIAGRIMSIRRMGKATFSHIQDSKGKIQIYFKKDILGDKYDILKLLDIGDIIGVRGEVFRTRTGEVTVKVEDYQILAKAIRPLPVVKEKIDEQGNRIVYDPFTDKEMRYRQRYVDLIVNPDVRQVFIKRAKIISTIREILDSYGFIEVETPILQPVYGGATARPFVTHHNALDMDLYLRIADELYLKRLIVGGFDGVYEIGKDFRNEGMDRMHNPEFTMLELYVAYKDYNWMMEFTENLIYNVNLRVNGTAKIKFGDNEIDLTPPWKRIPMFELLKQYTGENLEGKSEEELRVIAKRLNVDVSSKIGIGKIIDEIFSELVQPNLIQPTFVIDYPVEMSPLAKRHRNNPRLVERFEVIICGMEVCNAFSELNDPIDQRMRFEEQARLRAQGDEEAMTIDEDFIRALEYGMPPTAGLGIGIDRLVMILTNQRTIRDVILFPHMRPEK; from the coding sequence TTGGAGAACGATCTTAAGCTTCAATACTGGGAAGAATTTAATCAGTTGATGAAAAGACGCATTGAAGAGATGGAGGAACTTAAGAAGCTTGGAATTAACCCATATCCCTATGAATTTCCCGTGAATTCTTACTCTGAGGAAATCTTGAAAAATTTTAGAGATGAAGACCCACCGATGAATGTTTCCATAGCTGGAAGAATTATGTCAATCAGAAGAATGGGGAAAGCTACATTTTCACATATTCAGGATTCAAAAGGGAAAATTCAAATTTATTTCAAAAAAGATATCCTCGGTGATAAATACGATATTTTGAAATTGCTTGATATAGGTGATATAATTGGTGTTAGAGGTGAGGTATTCAGGACGAGAACTGGGGAGGTAACTGTAAAAGTTGAAGATTATCAAATTCTTGCGAAGGCGATACGACCTTTGCCCGTGGTTAAAGAGAAGATTGATGAACAAGGTAACAGAATTGTTTACGACCCATTTACAGATAAGGAAATGAGATATAGGCAAAGATATGTTGATTTGATAGTAAATCCAGATGTAAGACAGGTTTTCATAAAGCGAGCAAAGATAATAAGCACAATTCGTGAGATTCTTGATTCTTATGGTTTCATTGAAGTTGAAACCCCAATTCTACAGCCCGTTTATGGTGGTGCAACCGCAAGACCTTTTGTAACCCATCATAATGCGCTTGATATGGATCTTTATTTGAGAATTGCGGATGAACTTTATTTAAAAAGATTGATAGTTGGGGGATTTGATGGCGTTTATGAGATCGGAAAAGATTTTAGGAATGAGGGGATGGACAGGATGCATAATCCTGAGTTTACAATGCTTGAACTTTATGTGGCTTATAAAGATTACAATTGGATGATGGAGTTTACGGAAAATTTAATTTATAATGTGAATTTGCGTGTCAATGGAACAGCTAAGATAAAGTTTGGTGATAATGAAATTGATCTGACCCCACCTTGGAAGAGAATTCCGATGTTTGAACTTCTCAAACAATACACGGGCGAAAATCTTGAGGGAAAATCTGAAGAGGAACTTCGTGTAATTGCTAAAAGGCTTAATGTTGATGTCTCGTCAAAAATTGGGATTGGGAAAATAATTGATGAAATTTTCTCGGAGCTTGTTCAGCCAAATTTAATTCAGCCAACTTTTGTAATTGATTATCCCGTGGAGATGTCCCCGCTTGCCAAGAGGCATAGAAATAACCCAAGACTTGTTGAAAGGTTTGAGGTTATAATCTGCGGGATGGAGGTGTGCAACGCTTTTAGTGAGTTGAATGACCCAATAGATCAGCGAATGAGGTTTGAAGAGCAAGCAAGGCTTCGGGCTCAAGGTGATGAAGAAGCGATGACTATAGATGAAGATTTTATCAGAGCGCTTGAATATGGTATGCCACCAACTGCAGGGCTTGGAATTGGAATTGACCGACTTGTGATGATTTTAACAAATCAAAGGACAATTCGTGATGTAATCCTTTTCCCACACATGAGACCTGAAAAGTAA
- a CDS encoding D-alanine-D-alanine ligase gives MEKIKVAVLLGGTSPERDVSIVSGKYVTQGLREAGYIVKPIDPALGINQPENEDELFISAIRETPPTEEELARYSNKNVIECINSHLLDDIDVVFIILHGKWGEDGTVQALLELRGKKYTGSGVLASAIGIDKNISKIVFKHNGVQTPDWFTIKKNKIDLNEIRRKIEKSFSYPCVVKPNDQGSTVGLSVVHCPEEIEPALELAFKYSDIALVEDFIEGKELTVGILGNMALPVIEIIPKGGIYDYYHKYTKGATEYIVPAEIPEEWTKKLQEQALIAFESVGCKGFARVDFRVTDKGETFCLEINTLPGMTGTSLVPKAAKAAGIEFPELVDRIVKLALLE, from the coding sequence ATGGAGAAAATTAAAGTTGCTGTATTGCTCGGTGGCACATCCCCTGAAAGAGATGTTTCAATAGTTTCAGGGAAGTATGTAACTCAGGGATTGAGAGAAGCTGGTTACATCGTTAAACCTATTGACCCAGCTCTCGGAATAAATCAACCAGAAAATGAAGATGAACTTTTTATAAGCGCAATAAGAGAAACCCCACCAACTGAGGAAGAGCTCGCAAGATATTCAAACAAAAATGTAATAGAGTGCATAAATTCACATTTACTTGATGATATTGATGTTGTGTTCATAATTTTGCATGGTAAATGGGGAGAAGACGGAACGGTTCAAGCACTCCTTGAACTTCGTGGGAAAAAATATACTGGCTCGGGTGTTCTCGCAAGCGCAATTGGTATAGACAAAAATATATCAAAAATAGTTTTTAAACATAACGGAGTTCAAACTCCAGACTGGTTTACAATAAAAAAGAACAAAATTGACCTGAACGAAATTCGCAGAAAAATAGAAAAATCATTTTCTTATCCCTGTGTTGTTAAGCCAAACGATCAGGGCTCAACCGTCGGATTAAGCGTTGTCCATTGTCCTGAGGAAATTGAGCCAGCTCTTGAACTTGCTTTTAAGTATTCCGATATAGCTCTCGTTGAGGATTTTATAGAAGGTAAAGAGTTAACAGTTGGAATACTTGGAAATATGGCTTTGCCAGTCATTGAAATAATACCCAAGGGAGGGATCTACGACTATTATCACAAATATACAAAGGGAGCAACCGAATACATTGTTCCAGCAGAAATCCCTGAGGAATGGACAAAAAAACTTCAAGAACAAGCATTAATTGCATTTGAATCAGTTGGTTGCAAAGGATTTGCAAGGGTTGATTTCAGGGTAACCGATAAAGGCGAAACCTTCTGCCTTGAAATCAACACACTACCGGGGATGACCGGGACAAGTTTAGTTCCAAAAGCAGCGAAAGCCGCTGGGATTGAATTTCCTGAATTAGTTGATAGAATTGTGAAGTTAGCCCTTTTAGAGTGA
- a CDS encoding TIGR03546 family protein — MPILQLIAKIVKILRSQGTPGQVAAGFAFGMCLGLIPWNTLHSILIWIIVIVVNVNFGAVFLGIAVFGAVAYIFDPFFHSFGYWILVDVESLRSLWTSLYQSPVIPFTRFYNTVVMGSTVISFLLFFPVYFGSKWLVKNYREKVDPHIQKLGLIKAIKASKIYQLYQKIKFWSEVV, encoded by the coding sequence ATGCCAATTTTACAGTTGATAGCAAAAATTGTGAAAATTTTACGCTCACAGGGAACCCCAGGACAAGTTGCTGCTGGTTTTGCGTTTGGAATGTGTCTTGGGCTTATACCATGGAATACTTTGCATAGCATCTTGATCTGGATAATCGTTATAGTTGTTAATGTGAACTTTGGCGCTGTTTTCCTTGGAATAGCTGTTTTTGGAGCAGTCGCATATATATTTGATCCGTTTTTCCATTCTTTCGGTTACTGGATTCTCGTAGATGTTGAATCATTGCGAAGTTTATGGACATCGCTTTACCAGTCTCCTGTGATTCCTTTTACGAGATTTTACAATACCGTTGTAATGGGAAGCACGGTTATATCTTTCTTGTTATTTTTTCCCGTTTATTTTGGAAGTAAATGGTTAGTTAAAAATTACCGTGAAAAAGTTGATCCCCATATTCAAAAATTGGGGTTGATTAAAGCTATAAAGGCTTCAAAAATCTATCAGCTCTATCAAAAAATTAAATTTTGGAGTGAGGTAGTATGA